In the genome of Lacerta agilis isolate rLacAgi1 chromosome 2, rLacAgi1.pri, whole genome shotgun sequence, one region contains:
- the LOC117042071 gene encoding zinc finger protein RFP-like codes for MAAPNPEKSLQDEATCSICLDYFQNPMMVIDCGHNFCRDCIAQCCEGSVANVFSCPQCRKPFPWQNLRPNRHLWNIVELAMQFSMRRAKESGEQQLCKKHQEPLKLFCEYDQTSICVVCDRSKLHKYHSIIPIEEAAQVYQEKIHHCLQTLKEEKDKILSFKLEAEKPSQDLLAETDSERQKLMLEFQQLRQFLEKEEQILLTRLQKLEIEIEKKKEEHAAKFSEEISRISTLIGELEQKGQEPPGGLMQDIGSVFNRCKTGKFQFPTPPDSLELSTMLQEFSKESASLQGELRKFRETLDEQKWINENVTLDPMTAHPRFVVFDGQKAVAWGSVRQELPYSTRRFDPSRCVLGSQGFTSGKHHWTVDVSKGTFWALGVAKESVKRKGQLNIVPEEGIMAVGFSNGQYKTLTSPPTFLNPSKDPRKIQIRLDYEGGTLGFFDAEENKRLVLFTVKFVSKLFPFFRVGDMNTVLRLC; via the exons ATGGCTGCGCCGAACCCAGAGAAAAGCCTCCAGGATGAAGCCACCTGTTCCATCTGCCTCGATTATTTCCAGAACCCGATGATGGTCATCGACTGCGGGCACAACTTCTGCCGGGACTGCATTGCCCAGTGCTGCGAAGGGTCCGTTGCCAATGTGTTCTCCTGTCCGCAGTGCAGAAAACCCTTCCCTTGGCAGAACCTGCGGCCAAACAGGCACCTGTGGAATATCGTTGAGCTGGCCATGCAGTTCAGCATGCGGCGAGCCAAGGAGTCGGGTGAACAGCAGCTCTGCAAGAAACACCAGGAGCCCCTGAAGCTCTTCTGCGAATACGATCAAACGTCCATCTGCGTGGTTTGTGACCGGTCCAAGCTGCATAAATATCACAGCATCATTCCTATAGAGGAGGCTGCTCAGGTTTACCAG GAGAAAATACATCACTGCTTGCAAACTCTGAAAGAAGAGAAAGACAAGATTTTATCATTTAAATTAGAAGCAGAGAAGCCAAGCCAGGATCTGCTG GCAGAAACTGATTCTGAGAGGCAGAAGCTTATGTTGGAATTTCAGCAGCTCCGCCAGTTTCTAGAGAAAGAAGAGCAAATCCTGTTAACCCGTCTGCAGAAGCTGGAGATAGAGattgagaagaagaaggaagagcatGCAGCTAAATTTTCCGAGGAGATTTCCCGTATCAGCACCCTAATTGGCGAGCTGGAGCAGAAGGGTCAGGAGCCGCCAGGTGGGCTGATGCAG GATATTGGAAGTGTCTTCAACAG GTGCAAGACGGGCAAATTTCAGTTTCCTACTCCACCTGATTCTTTGGAGCTCAGTACAATGCTTCAGGAATTCTCCAAAGAGAGTGCTTCACTGCAGGGCGAACTGAGGAAATTCAGAG AGACTTTGGATGAACAAAAGTGGATAAATG AGAACGTGACACTGGACCCCATGACGGCTCACCCTCGATTTGTTGTGTTTGATGGTCAGAAAGCTGTCGCATGGGGATCTGTCCGCCAGGAGCTTCCCTACAGCACCAGACGATTTGACCCCTCCCGCTGCGTGCTTGGCTCTCAAGGATTCACCTCGGGGAAGCATCATTGGACAGTGGATGTGAGCAAGGGAACTTTCTGGGCTTTGGGTGTAGCCAAAGAATCCGTGAAGAGGAAAGGGCAGCTGAATATCGTCCCTGAGGAGGGAATCATGGCTGTGGGTTTTAGCAACGGTCAGTACAAAACCTTAACGTCGCCCCCGACTTTTCTGAACCCAAGCAAAGACCCCCGAAAGATTCAGATCCGTTTGGACTATGAAGGAGGAACATTGGGGTTTTTCGATGCAGAAGAAAATAAGCGCCTCGTTCTCTTTACTGTCAAATTTGTGTCAAAATTATTTCCTTTCTTCCGAGTTGGGGACATGAACACTGTGCTTCGACTGTGTTAA